From the Purpureocillium takamizusanense chromosome 6, complete sequence genome, one window contains:
- the PPE1 gene encoding Protein phosphatase methylesterase-1 (COG:S~BUSCO:EOG09264E5J~MEROPS:MER0036069~EggNog:ENOG503NYW4) — protein MSDLQRAWARNKLGLAHEPFGGLAEEEEAEADQVPELPEHADDDSSSASSVSSTGTIIPTPSQKLFARPEGVPRGRSLEPTPWTTYFERELYIEAEDEPGVTFHAYLTSPVDKGPLLVMHHGAGSSGLSFAVVSAEIRKRLPLAGILAVDCRGHGSTVSPEGAALDLRLQTLSSDLNFVIQSTKTKMAWGRLPNVVLVGHSLGGAVVTDLAMTGKLGSDLLGYAVLDVVEGSAMDALQSMQTYLSTRPGGFASVQAGIDWHIRSRTIRSSISARASVPALLRLDEAEDQSRPWRWRTNLAATQPFWEGWFVGLSKKFLGAKGGKLLLLAGTDRLDTELTIGQMQGKYALQVFPEAGHFIHEDIPEQTAVSLVDFYRRNDRSALVLPPKVSDLLKQGKKV, from the exons ATGAGCGACTTACAGAGGGCATGGGCGAGAAACAAGCTCGGACTGGCACATGAGCCGTTTGGTGGATTggcagaagaggaggaggcagaggcggacCAAGTGCCCGAGCTGCCGGAGCAcgcggacgacgactcgTCCTCAGCATCGTCAGTCTCCTCCACCGGCACCATCATCCCCACGCCGAGTCAGAAGCTTTTCGCGCGTCCAGAGGG TGTTCCACGCGGCAGGAGCCTGGAGCCGACACCCTGGACAACTTACTTTGAACGAGAGCTGTACATTGAGGCTGAGGACGAGCCCGGTGTGACATTCCACGCGTACCTCACCTCGCCGGTAGACAAGGGGCCATTGCTTGTCATGCATCACGGAGCCGGATCATCGGGTTTGAGCTTTGCCGTGGTCAGCGCCGAGATCCGGAAACGCCTCCCTTTGGCAGGCATCCTTGCCGTGGATTGCCGCGGGCACGGCAGCACTGTTTCGCCCGAAGGTGCGGCTTTGGACCTGAGACTGCAGACCTTGTCGAGCGACCTGAACTTTGTCATCCAATCGACCAAGACGAAGATGGCCTGGGGACGGCTCCCCAATGTGGTGCTGGTCGGTCACTCCCTCGGAGGCGCAGTGGTGACGGACTTGGCCATGACGGGGAAGCTGGGGAGCGATCTTCTCGGATACGCGGTGTTGGACGTGGTAGAAGGCTCCGCCATGGATGCGCTGCAGAGCATGCAGACGTATTTATCGACGCGGCCTGGCGGGTTCGCCTCTGTGCAGGCTGGCATCGACTGGCACATTCGGTCGCGGACGATCCGTAGCTCCAtctcggcgcgggcctcggTGCCCGCACTGCTGAGgttggacgaggccgaggaccaATCCCGGCCCTGGCGATGGCGCACCAAtctggcggcgacgcagccgTTTTGGGAAGGGTGGTTTGTAGGGCTGAGCAAGAAGTTCCTGGGAGCCAAGGGCgggaagctgctgctgctggccggcacAGACCGCCTTGACACGGAACTTACAATTGGGCAGATGCAAG GCAAATACGCTCTACAGGTGTTTCCAGAGGCAGGGCACTTCATCCACGAGGACATCCCGGAGCAGACGGCCGTGTCCTTGGTCGACTTCTACAGGAGAAACGATAGGAGCGCGCTGGTGTTGCCACCTAAGGTGTCGGATCTGCTCAAGCAAGGCAAGAAGGTATAG